Proteins from a genomic interval of Streptomyces sp. Tu6071:
- a CDS encoding HNH endonuclease family protein — protein sequence MRYGVRRGAGTAVGAVALGGLLFGAAGCKDVEVSGGGASGGSASEPAARGAEGSALKAVDGLTVKGRAPKTGYDRDKFGSAWADTDSNHCDTRNDILKRDLKDVKYKSGDCVIASGVLNDDPYSGDDIRFTRGASKIDIDHLVSLSDAWQKGASKWEASKRIALANDPLNLLAVSAGPNRSKGEGDTATWLPGNKGYRCTYVAGQVAVKAKYGLWVTSAEKAAMKKVLTTCPDQKLPEGTAPTKAPARFRAR from the coding sequence ATGCGGTACGGGGTGCGGCGGGGCGCGGGCACGGCGGTGGGCGCGGTGGCGCTCGGCGGGCTGCTGTTCGGCGCGGCGGGATGCAAGGACGTCGAGGTGTCGGGCGGGGGCGCGAGCGGCGGCTCCGCGAGCGAGCCCGCGGCGCGGGGCGCGGAGGGCTCGGCGCTCAAGGCCGTGGACGGGCTGACCGTCAAGGGGCGCGCTCCGAAGACCGGTTACGACCGCGACAAGTTCGGCTCCGCGTGGGCCGACACGGACTCCAACCACTGCGACACCCGCAACGACATCCTCAAGCGCGACCTGAAGGACGTGAAGTACAAGAGCGGGGACTGCGTCATCGCGAGCGGCGTCCTCAACGACGACCCGTACTCGGGCGACGACATCCGCTTCACGCGCGGCGCGAGCAAGATAGACATCGACCACCTCGTCTCGCTCTCGGACGCCTGGCAGAAGGGCGCGTCGAAGTGGGAGGCGAGCAAGCGGATCGCCCTCGCCAACGACCCCCTCAACCTCCTCGCGGTGAGCGCCGGCCCCAACCGCAGCAAGGGCGAGGGCGATACGGCGACGTGGCTCCCCGGCAACAAGGGCTACCGCTGCACGTACGTGGCGGGCCAGGTCGCGGTGAAGGCCAAGTACGGGCTGTGGGTCACGTCCGCCGAGAAGGCCGCGATGAAGAAGGTCCTCACGACCTGCCCGGACCAGAAACTCCCCGAGGGCACGGCCCCGACCAAGGCCCCCGCGCGGTTCCGCGCGCGGTGA
- a CDS encoding SurA N-terminal domain-containing protein, protein MHRRSIRPQPSAGGTPTRRQPSAGGTPTRRQPSAGGTPTRRHARRRLSASALSALALAAAPLLSACGGTAHPGAAAVVGNTRITEAQLQHRVGELHDAVRELSSDAQTSERIISGSGSLARPTLQGMVRDRVVARAAADKGVTVSRAEVQSARAQLTQQAGGEQGLKVEWLTRYGVPPSRLDDALRENIAEQKLYAALGADPSSPDGKATVDKTLAATAKKLKVDVNPRYGTWDAAKATRADARPAWLRDVSRAPSGEAAGADAGAPEGTGAETGQG, encoded by the coding sequence TTGCACCGCCGCTCCATCCGCCCCCAGCCTTCGGCCGGGGGGACCCCCACGCGCCGCCAGCCTTCGGCCGGGGGGACCCCCACGCGCCGCCAGCCTTCGGCCGGGGGGACCCCCACGCGCCGCCACGCCCGCCGTCGCCTCAGCGCCTCCGCGCTCTCCGCCCTCGCCCTCGCCGCCGCGCCCCTGCTCAGCGCCTGCGGCGGCACCGCGCACCCGGGCGCCGCCGCCGTCGTGGGGAACACCCGGATCACCGAGGCGCAGCTCCAGCACCGCGTCGGCGAACTCCACGACGCCGTACGGGAACTCAGCTCCGACGCGCAGACCTCCGAGCGCATCATCTCGGGCAGCGGCAGCCTCGCGCGGCCCACCCTCCAGGGCATGGTGCGCGACCGCGTCGTCGCCCGCGCCGCCGCCGACAAGGGCGTCACCGTCAGCCGCGCCGAGGTGCAGAGCGCCCGCGCGCAGCTCACCCAGCAGGCGGGCGGCGAGCAGGGCCTCAAGGTCGAATGGCTCACCCGGTACGGCGTCCCGCCGTCCCGCCTCGACGACGCCCTGCGCGAGAACATCGCCGAGCAGAAGCTGTACGCGGCGCTCGGCGCCGACCCGTCGAGCCCGGACGGCAAGGCGACCGTCGACAAGACCCTCGCGGCGACCGCGAAGAAGCTCAAGGTCGACGTCAACCCGCGCTACGGCACGTGGGACGCCGCGAAGGCCACCCGCGCCGACGCCCGCCCGGCCTGGCTGCGCGACGTCAGCCGCGCCCCCTCCGGCGAGGCGGCCGGGGCCGACGCGGGCGCCCCGGAGGGGACCGGCGCCGAAACGGGGCAGGGCTGA
- a CDS encoding ABC transporter permease — protein sequence MIGLASRTPRGPRIEPSRLSRRDLLSEAVSGMLQRPARSALTALGTVLGVGTFVAVLGLTATTSSQIDDRFSLLSATEVSVRDVGAQQDEFAGVSFPEDAERRIERLHGVEHAGLYWEVEGAASGGVSGSPVAGGTTEQVKVYAASPGMLDAAGASVAEGRLYDDFLAGSDTPVALLGEGLATRLGITTTATRPAVFIDGQAFTVVGILSDVRRKPELLLNVVVPPRTADRVWGAPKRGGTQMLIETRPGAARQIAHEAPVALDPAHPSYLKATPPPDPRSLRSSVTSDLSRLFLLLAAICLVIGAVGIANTTLVAVLERTGEIGLRRALGAGARHIMAQFLAESGALGVLGGLIGTSLGTVLVVVVSAWREWTPVVDPATVAAAPLVGLATGLLAGLYPAWRASRIQPAEALRR from the coding sequence GTGATCGGCCTCGCCTCCCGGACGCCGCGCGGCCCCCGCATCGAGCCCTCCCGCCTCTCACGCCGCGACCTGCTCTCCGAAGCCGTCTCCGGGATGCTCCAGCGGCCCGCCCGCTCCGCGCTCACCGCGCTCGGCACGGTGCTCGGCGTCGGCACGTTCGTCGCCGTGCTCGGGCTCACCGCGACGACGTCCTCGCAGATCGACGACCGCTTCAGCCTCCTGTCGGCGACCGAGGTGAGCGTGCGGGACGTCGGCGCGCAGCAGGACGAGTTCGCCGGGGTCTCCTTCCCGGAGGACGCCGAGCGGCGGATCGAGCGGCTGCACGGCGTCGAGCACGCGGGGCTGTACTGGGAGGTGGAGGGCGCGGCGAGCGGCGGCGTCTCCGGAAGCCCGGTCGCGGGCGGCACGACGGAGCAGGTCAAGGTGTACGCGGCCTCGCCCGGGATGCTCGACGCGGCGGGCGCCTCGGTCGCCGAGGGCCGCCTCTACGACGACTTCCTCGCCGGTTCGGACACGCCCGTCGCCCTCCTCGGCGAAGGGCTCGCGACCCGGCTCGGCATCACGACGACGGCGACCCGGCCCGCCGTGTTCATCGACGGTCAGGCGTTCACGGTCGTCGGCATCCTCTCCGACGTCCGCCGCAAACCGGAACTCCTCCTCAACGTCGTCGTGCCGCCCCGCACGGCCGACCGGGTGTGGGGCGCGCCGAAGCGCGGCGGCACGCAGATGCTCATCGAGACGCGCCCCGGGGCGGCCCGCCAGATCGCGCACGAGGCGCCCGTCGCGCTCGACCCCGCGCACCCCTCGTACCTCAAGGCCACCCCGCCCCCCGACCCGCGCTCGCTGCGCTCCTCGGTCACCTCCGACCTGTCCCGGCTCTTCCTCCTCCTCGCCGCGATCTGCCTCGTGATCGGCGCGGTGGGCATCGCGAACACGACGCTCGTGGCGGTCCTGGAACGTACGGGCGAGATCGGGCTGCGACGCGCGCTCGGCGCGGGGGCGCGGCACATCATGGCCCAGTTCCTCGCGGAGTCGGGGGCCTTGGGGGTGCTGGGGGGCCTGATCGGCACGAGCCTGGGAACGGTCCTGGTCGTCGTGGTCTCGGCGTGGCGCGAGTGGACGCCCGTGGTGGACCCGGCGACGGTCGCGGCGGCACCGCTCGTGGGCCTCGCGACGGGCCTCCTCGCCGGCCTCTACCCGGCCTGGCGAGCAAGCCGCATCCAACCGGCGGAGGCACTGCGGAGGTAG
- a CDS encoding DUF6199 family natural product biosynthesis protein gives MTPHHGLWLAEAHTPSPFSFVVLAIIFALSVTQLVSPRLFWRLNRPLQRPFVKDYDATEPSTKGYAVMRLTAGIVAAACLVFLVTALR, from the coding sequence ATGACACCGCATCACGGGCTGTGGCTCGCCGAGGCGCACACCCCTTCGCCCTTCTCCTTCGTCGTCCTCGCGATCATCTTCGCGCTGTCCGTCACCCAGCTCGTGAGCCCCCGGCTGTTCTGGCGCCTCAACCGCCCCCTCCAGCGGCCCTTCGTGAAGGACTACGACGCGACCGAGCCCTCCACGAAGGGCTACGCCGTCATGCGCCTCACCGCGGGGATCGTCGCGGCGGCCTGCCTGGTCTTCCTGGTGACGGCGCTGCGCTGA
- a CDS encoding nucleoside triphosphate pyrophosphohydrolase produces MVNETSHGNGPEDRPDSPGDSRGTGRIVLLTTSHRVAPGLLSWRAWQTLRGAARVLCADAEHPQLPYLREAGVGVETGVPAAEELVAACADGSTVVVVAGEGADEHKLTDRLAALAGSGRHTMPELELLPASYDLPGARLIDLVQVMDRIRLDCPWSSRQTHEGLAKYALEEVYELVEAIEDGDRHELREELGDVLLQVVFHSRIAEDDTEAPFSVDDVAGALVEKLIRRHPHVFGDESAETPDEVRTLWLAAKADEKQRASVTEGIPLAQPALSLAAKLAARARTAGLPVPVPEPGADWGPALLALAARADAAGVDPEASLRASARAYRDAIRRAETAKGSAAEDAAEEA; encoded by the coding sequence GTGGTGAACGAAACCAGCCACGGAAACGGCCCGGAAGACCGCCCCGACAGCCCCGGGGACAGCAGGGGCACCGGCCGCATCGTCCTGCTGACCACGAGTCACCGGGTCGCGCCAGGGCTGCTGTCCTGGCGCGCCTGGCAGACCCTGCGCGGCGCCGCCCGCGTGCTGTGCGCGGACGCGGAGCACCCCCAGCTCCCGTACCTGCGCGAGGCCGGGGTCGGCGTCGAGACCGGGGTCCCGGCCGCCGAGGAACTCGTCGCCGCCTGCGCGGACGGCTCGACGGTCGTCGTCGTGGCGGGCGAGGGCGCCGACGAGCACAAGCTCACCGACCGCCTCGCCGCGCTCGCGGGCTCCGGGCGGCACACCATGCCCGAGCTGGAGCTGCTGCCCGCCTCGTACGACCTCCCCGGCGCCCGCCTCATCGACCTCGTGCAGGTCATGGACCGCATTCGGCTCGACTGCCCCTGGTCGAGCCGCCAGACGCACGAGGGCCTCGCCAAGTACGCGCTCGAAGAGGTCTACGAGCTGGTCGAGGCGATCGAGGACGGGGACCGGCACGAGCTGCGCGAGGAGCTGGGGGACGTCCTGCTCCAGGTCGTCTTCCACTCCCGTATCGCCGAGGACGACACCGAGGCCCCCTTCTCCGTCGACGACGTCGCGGGCGCGCTCGTCGAGAAGCTGATCCGCCGCCACCCGCACGTCTTCGGCGACGAGAGCGCCGAGACCCCCGACGAGGTCCGCACGCTGTGGCTCGCCGCCAAGGCCGACGAGAAGCAGCGCGCCTCCGTCACCGAGGGCATCCCGCTCGCGCAGCCCGCGCTCTCGCTCGCCGCGAAGCTCGCGGCCCGCGCCCGTACGGCGGGACTCCCCGTCCCCGTGCCCGAGCCGGGCGCCGACTGGGGCCCCGCCCTCCTCGCGCTCGCGGCCCGCGCCGACGCGGCGGGCGTCGACCCGGAGGCGTCCC
- a CDS encoding glycoside hydrolase domain-containing protein has product MTKSGQRGGSHRRSKRGRWIALGTSAAVVAGVGVFAATQAGASTVWPAQKTFKGRAFDTCTAPSSAAMKAWHTGFYGAAAVYIGGKNRGCAQPQLTASWVKTVSKQGWKLIPLYVGAQPPCQKSANPEKMTTANASALGAKDGADAVAKAAALGMKKGSPIFLDMEPYDTKNASCAKAVLSYTRAFTKTLRGKIYRGGFYGFSSSSAAAIATAKDRTDLPGNLWYAKWDKVNTTTSDWPWSKSLYTDHSRGHQYMVNSKEKRGAYTITVDRSAWDGPVALTG; this is encoded by the coding sequence ATGACCAAGTCCGGTCAGCGGGGCGGCAGTCACAGACGGTCGAAGCGGGGGCGGTGGATCGCCCTCGGGACGAGCGCGGCCGTCGTCGCGGGGGTGGGGGTCTTCGCGGCGACCCAGGCGGGGGCCAGCACCGTGTGGCCCGCGCAGAAGACGTTCAAGGGGCGCGCCTTCGACACGTGCACCGCGCCGTCGAGCGCCGCGATGAAGGCGTGGCACACCGGCTTCTACGGGGCCGCCGCCGTCTACATCGGCGGCAAGAACCGCGGGTGCGCGCAACCGCAGCTCACCGCCTCGTGGGTCAAGACCGTGAGCAAGCAGGGCTGGAAGCTGATCCCGCTGTACGTGGGCGCGCAGCCGCCGTGCCAGAAGAGCGCCAACCCCGAGAAGATGACGACCGCCAACGCCTCCGCGCTCGGCGCGAAGGACGGCGCGGACGCGGTCGCGAAGGCGGCGGCGCTCGGCATGAAAAAGGGGAGCCCGATCTTCCTCGACATGGAGCCGTACGACACCAAGAACGCCTCCTGCGCCAAGGCCGTGCTCTCCTACACGCGCGCCTTCACGAAGACCCTGCGCGGCAAGATCTACCGCGGCGGCTTCTACGGCTTCAGCAGCTCCAGCGCCGCCGCGATCGCCACCGCGAAGGACCGCACCGACCTCCCCGGCAACCTCTGGTACGCCAAGTGGGACAAGGTCAACACGACCACGAGCGACTGGCCCTGGTCCAAGAGCCTGTACACGGACCACAGCCGCGGCCACCAGTACATGGTCAACAGCAAGGAGAAGCGCGGCGCCTACACGATCACGGTCGACCGCAGCGCCTGGGACGGCCCGGTCGCGCTCACGGGCTGA